A stretch of the Flavobacterium aquiphilum genome encodes the following:
- a CDS encoding alpha-ketoglutarate-dependent dioxygenase AlkB produces the protein MSGTRGRKDFDLPDADVFLIDNFFNKEESDYYYQALLADTHWYEYEMPMYDKVVTAPRMVSWFEDKNNIEAGSNTQELTKDLRNIRQRVEAEIHVKFNAVLLSLYRNGQDSVAWHSDKTDKSGINPIIASVTFGGIVYFV, from the coding sequence ATGTCGGGGACTCGTGGCAGGAAAGATTTTGACCTGCCCGATGCGGATGTATTTCTTATTGACAACTTCTTCAATAAAGAGGAATCTGACTATTATTATCAAGCACTCTTAGCTGATACGCATTGGTATGAGTATGAAATGCCTATGTACGACAAAGTGGTCACGGCTCCAAGGATGGTTTCATGGTTTGAAGACAAAAATAATATCGAAGCTGGTTCCAATACTCAAGAACTTACAAAAGATCTGCGCAATATCCGCCAGAGAGTCGAAGCCGAAATCCATGTAAAATTCAATGCTGTACTACTGAGCTTATATAGAAACGGACAAGACAGCGTAGCCTGGCACAGTGACAAAACGGACAAATCCGGCATCAACCCCATCATCGCTTCAGTAACTTTTGGAGGAATTGTTTATTTTGTTTGA
- a CDS encoding DUF1810 domain-containing protein, with amino-acid sequence MLKKNYSHELTRFLEAQNQLYLQALAEINKGHKETHWMWFVFPQIKGLGFSETSLFYAIEDLAEAEQYLSHPVLGKHLIEISTALLQLKDKTALQIFGHPDYLKLRSCMTLFANIPNTNPIFEQVLEKYFDGSQDEYTLQLLLKIKFSNDTI; translated from the coding sequence ATGCTTAAAAAAAATTACTCTCACGAATTAACCCGCTTCTTAGAGGCGCAAAATCAGCTGTACTTACAAGCCCTTGCAGAAATCAATAAAGGTCATAAGGAAACTCATTGGATGTGGTTTGTGTTTCCCCAGATCAAAGGTTTGGGCTTTAGCGAAACTTCCCTGTTTTACGCAATTGAGGATTTGGCCGAAGCAGAACAATATCTTTCACATCCCGTTTTAGGCAAGCATTTAATCGAAATTTCGACTGCTTTATTACAATTAAAAGACAAAACAGCCTTACAGATTTTTGGGCATCCGGACTATCTAAAACTCCGTTCGTGCATGACGTTGTTTGCGAACATTCCAAACACCAATCCCATTTTTGAGCAGGTGCTTGAAAAATATTTCGATGGTTCTCAAGATGAATATACCCTTCAATTGTTACTAAAAATTAAATTTTCCAATGACACTATTTGA
- a CDS encoding exonuclease domain-containing protein, whose translation MKKQEYAIVDIETTGGNASGSRITEIAIIIHDGTNVIDRWETLVNPQKEIPLPIFAMTGISDEMVRDAPIFDAISEKVLAMLTDRIFVAHNVNFDYSFVRHELEKAGFKWTARKLCTVRAARKIKPGLGSYSLGRLCRSLDIPLVNQHRAGGDADATTILFSRLLQWDEEGEIGKMLKKTAQDQRLPPNLPPADFEQLPEKPGVYYFYNQAKKVIYVGKAVNLKKRVASHFSGHKITPQRQHFLRDIYGISFEVCATELMALLLECTEIQKLWPIHNKALKRFEAKFGLYEYEARNGYRYLVIGKVNKFQRCIEVFHTMYDGVNMLQRLAENFGIDYRFCKYCTLTEEAPQQLDVRDLPLLEKHNETIENAIDFVLANRPNFFITDKGRTPEERSCIWVENGHFYGMGYIPSDIGITEPSEIKSYTTPYKSNNYIMQLIYSYAAKYPKKVFQIDTLL comes from the coding sequence ATGAAAAAGCAGGAATATGCCATAGTCGATATTGAAACCACAGGCGGTAATGCCAGTGGGAGCCGCATCACGGAAATTGCAATTATTATCCATGATGGTACAAACGTTATTGACCGCTGGGAAACCTTGGTCAATCCGCAAAAGGAGATCCCCCTGCCTATTTTTGCCATGACAGGTATCAGTGATGAAATGGTTCGTGATGCACCCATATTTGATGCCATATCGGAGAAAGTATTAGCGATGCTTACCGACCGCATCTTCGTTGCCCATAATGTCAATTTCGATTATTCATTCGTTCGTCATGAGCTGGAAAAAGCCGGTTTTAAGTGGACTGCCAGAAAGCTCTGCACCGTTCGGGCAGCAAGAAAGATAAAACCAGGACTTGGTTCTTACAGTCTGGGAAGGCTTTGCCGTTCCCTGGACATCCCTTTGGTCAACCAACACCGTGCCGGAGGTGATGCCGATGCCACGACTATTCTTTTTTCCAGACTGCTGCAATGGGACGAAGAAGGTGAAATAGGTAAAATGCTAAAAAAAACCGCGCAAGACCAACGCCTGCCGCCCAATCTCCCTCCTGCAGACTTCGAGCAGTTGCCGGAAAAGCCAGGAGTGTATTATTTCTATAATCAGGCTAAAAAAGTCATCTATGTTGGTAAGGCAGTCAACTTGAAAAAACGTGTAGCATCGCATTTTAGCGGGCACAAAATTACGCCACAAAGACAACATTTTTTAAGGGACATCTACGGTATCTCATTTGAAGTTTGCGCTACCGAGCTAATGGCGCTCCTGCTGGAATGCACCGAGATTCAAAAACTATGGCCAATACACAACAAGGCATTGAAGCGCTTCGAGGCTAAATTCGGTCTTTATGAATATGAAGCACGTAATGGCTACAGGTATCTGGTCATCGGCAAGGTGAACAAGTTTCAACGCTGTATAGAAGTTTTTCATACAATGTATGATGGCGTAAACATGTTGCAGCGGTTGGCAGAAAACTTTGGGATTGACTACCGGTTTTGCAAATACTGTACCCTCACAGAAGAAGCTCCTCAACAATTGGATGTTAGGGACTTGCCTCTCCTTGAAAAGCATAATGAAACTATAGAAAATGCTATCGATTTTGTTTTAGCAAACAGGCCGAATTTCTTTATTACCGACAAAGGGAGAACTCCAGAGGAACGAAGCTGCATATGGGTTGAAAATGGTCATTTTTATGGGATGGGCTACATACCGTCTGATATTGGAATTACCGAACCATCTGAAATTAAAAGTTACACCACACCTTACAAAAGCAATAATTATATCATGCAGTTAATCTATAGTTATGCAGCCAAATATCCGAAAAAGGTTTTTCAAATAGATACATTGCTTTAA
- a CDS encoding aldehyde dehydrogenase family protein, with product MKSIDQIYINGEFVTPHGTKKKKKKKKKKKKKKKKKKKKKKKKKKKKKKKKKKKKKKKKKKKKKKKKTFDLLSPTTNQKISSVRLGDEQDTKSAIAAAKAAFKTFSKTTIAERIVYLEKLQAAVSKREKELAAIMIEEYGGTYQFTKRSAELMYLSFSTMIETLKNFNFEKKVGHSKVRLEPLGVVGIITPWNSSNGFICNKLATAIAAGCTTVIKPSEMSAQQTQLITECFHEAGLPKGVFNIITGLGNIVGAEITRNPDVAKISFTGSTVTGKIIAKEAVDTMKRVTLELGGKSPNIILDDANFEEAIPKAVLGAYMNSGQACIAATRLLVPEDKLNEVNALAKKAAQNIIVGNPANEDTSVGPMVSQKQFERVQNYIKIGLQEGATLLTGGEGKPQNLEAGNFVKATIFTNVRNNMRIAQEEIFGPVLSIIPYKDEEDAIAIANDTNFGLAAYISSSDKNRAERVATQINAGRVSINGFPHDPLAPFGGFKQSGIGREFGVYGLEEYLEPKTILA from the coding sequence ATGAAAAGCATAGATCAAATTTACATCAACGGCGAGTTTGTAACCCCACACGGTACAAAAAAAAAAAAAAAAAAAAAAAAAAAAAAAAAAAAAAAAAAAAAAAAAAAAAAAAAAAAAAAAAAAAAAAAAAAAAAAAAAAAAAAAAAAAAAAAAAAAAAAAAAAAAAAAAAAAAAAAAAAAAAAAAAAAAAAAAAAAAAAAAACCTTCGATTTATTAAGCCCAACGACCAATCAAAAAATAAGTAGCGTACGTTTGGGCGACGAACAAGATACCAAATCGGCTATTGCAGCTGCAAAAGCAGCTTTCAAAACATTTTCAAAAACTACCATAGCAGAACGCATTGTATATTTAGAAAAATTACAGGCAGCCGTAAGCAAACGTGAAAAGGAATTGGCAGCAATAATGATAGAAGAATATGGCGGAACCTACCAATTTACCAAAAGAAGTGCGGAACTAATGTATTTGTCATTTTCAACAATGATAGAAACATTGAAAAATTTCAACTTCGAAAAAAAAGTCGGACATTCAAAAGTGCGTTTGGAGCCGTTGGGAGTTGTAGGTATCATCACTCCTTGGAATTCGAGCAACGGTTTTATTTGTAATAAATTGGCAACAGCTATTGCAGCAGGTTGCACGACAGTAATCAAACCAAGTGAAATGAGTGCACAACAAACCCAACTGATTACAGAGTGTTTTCACGAAGCAGGGTTACCCAAAGGGGTTTTCAATATCATAACTGGTTTGGGAAATATTGTTGGAGCTGAAATTACCCGTAACCCCGACGTTGCAAAAATTTCATTTACGGGTTCAACCGTTACAGGAAAAATCATCGCCAAAGAAGCCGTAGATACCATGAAACGTGTCACTTTAGAATTGGGCGGAAAATCACCAAACATTATTTTAGACGATGCTAATTTCGAGGAAGCCATTCCAAAGGCAGTACTAGGGGCCTATATGAACAGTGGGCAGGCATGTATTGCGGCAACCCGATTGCTTGTACCTGAAGATAAATTAAACGAAGTAAACGCTTTGGCAAAAAAAGCAGCGCAAAATATAATAGTTGGAAATCCTGCCAATGAAGATACAAGTGTCGGTCCTATGGTTAGCCAAAAACAATTTGAGCGCGTACAAAATTATATCAAAATTGGACTTCAAGAAGGTGCTACTTTATTAACTGGAGGTGAAGGAAAACCCCAAAATTTAGAAGCTGGGAACTTTGTAAAAGCAACCATTTTCACCAATGTGCGCAACAATATGCGAATTGCGCAGGAAGAAATTTTTGGTCCTGTTTTATCTATTATCCCATACAAAGATGAAGAAGATGCAATTGCTATTGCCAACGACACCAACTTCGGCTTAGCGGCTTACATAAGCTCGTCCGATAAGAATCGCGCGGAACGAGTGGCAACACAAATCAATGCAGGACGGGTAAGTATCAATGGATTTCCACACGATCCATTGGCACCATTTGGTGGATTCAAACAAAGCGGTATTGGCCGTGAATTTGGAGTGTATGGTTTAGAGGAATATCTAGAACCAAAAACAATTTTGGCATAA
- a CDS encoding single-stranded DNA-binding protein, with amino-acid sequence MEITGRITKDATVCKVNGDREVVNFSIAINDRYKPKGASEFKKIVTYIECSYWLSSKIAQWLKKGALVELFGRIGCNAYIGSDTQAHGSLTFHTSHVKILSFPKGVQDNTTMDTQSDKDPDDLPF; translated from the coding sequence ATGGAAATTACAGGAAGAATTACAAAAGATGCCACCGTTTGTAAAGTAAACGGAGACCGTGAAGTCGTTAATTTCAGTATAGCAATTAACGACAGATATAAACCCAAAGGGGCATCCGAATTTAAAAAAATAGTAACCTATATCGAATGCTCCTATTGGCTCAGTTCCAAAATAGCGCAGTGGCTCAAGAAAGGGGCACTCGTGGAACTCTTCGGGCGCATTGGGTGCAATGCCTATATCGGAAGTGACACACAGGCGCACGGCAGCCTTACCTTTCACACCAGTCATGTTAAAATCCTCTCATTCCCAAAAGGGGTACAGGACAATACGACGATGGATACCCAGTCCGACAAAGACCCTGATGACCTGCCTTTTTAA
- a CDS encoding JAB domain-containing protein, whose amino-acid sequence METQNQNWQSVSEIELIYRTKIKASQRPQIKSSREAYRLILSTWDFNKIELLEQFKVVFLNQANRALGIIELSSGGISSTIIDVRLVFSAVCFRLVFGRPSKVSKKECGTLVPLN is encoded by the coding sequence ATGGAAACTCAAAATCAAAACTGGCAAAGCGTATCGGAAATTGAACTCATCTACAGAACCAAAATTAAAGCATCTCAAAGACCTCAAATCAAATCCTCCAGAGAAGCTTATAGACTGATACTGTCCACTTGGGATTTCAACAAAATAGAACTACTGGAACAATTTAAAGTAGTATTCCTAAACCAGGCCAACAGAGCTCTCGGAATCATTGAACTTTCCTCAGGAGGAATTAGTAGCACTATAATAGATGTCCGCCTTGTGTTCTCAGCTGTTTGCTTCCGATTGGTATTTGGCAGGCCATCGAAAGTATCGAAAAAAGAATGTGGTACGCTCGTTCCGCTGAATTAA
- a CDS encoding DUF7222 domain-containing protein, producing the protein MKALTKSMFSDYDVSRTFNAIIRNNMESYDGTKKEKLKSFLLDLQHSGCISGMIEEFIYHTDCKAFYIEHFEDLENIKTELEESLGEPISNRYKLPHYTFICWLCLEEYCYDIYCRNFE; encoded by the coding sequence ATGAAAGCCTTGACCAAATCAATGTTCAGCGACTATGATGTAAGTCGCACATTCAATGCGATAATCCGCAATAATATGGAATCCTATGACGGAACCAAAAAAGAAAAACTCAAATCCTTTTTACTTGACCTGCAACATAGCGGGTGCATTAGCGGAATGATAGAAGAATTTATTTATCACACCGACTGCAAAGCCTTTTACATCGAACATTTTGAGGATTTGGAAAACATCAAAACCGAACTCGAAGAATCACTCGGGGAACCCATTTCCAACCGCTACAAACTCCCACACTATACCTTTATATGTTGGCTCTGCTTGGAAGAATACTGCTATGACATCTACTGTCGCAATTTTGAATAA
- a CDS encoding Cas9 inhibitor AcrIIA9 family protein, which translates to MDASETFKNIIENFLKEKAVNDTAFSPAFAKPSKNLEQCIKHIISEVKKTGLNAFADNEIFDIAVQYYIDDTITSPAEIKCDITVNKPPQTDLFSTPIETAQKVVDKTPVKETPKTVQTALTLFDL; encoded by the coding sequence ATGGACGCTTCCGAAACTTTTAAAAATATAATCGAGAATTTTCTCAAAGAGAAAGCGGTAAATGATACCGCTTTCTCCCCCGCTTTTGCAAAGCCCTCTAAAAATTTAGAACAGTGCATCAAACACATTATAAGCGAAGTCAAAAAAACAGGGCTAAATGCCTTTGCCGATAACGAAATTTTTGACATAGCTGTCCAATATTATATCGATGATACAATCACCTCACCCGCAGAAATCAAATGCGATATAACCGTAAATAAGCCCCCGCAGACGGATTTATTCTCCACCCCGATCGAAACCGCCCAAAAGGTGGTAGACAAAACTCCCGTGAAAGAAACTCCTAAAACCGTGCAAACCGCCTTAACCCTTTTTGATTTATGA
- a CDS encoding helix-turn-helix domain-containing protein, whose amino-acid sequence MDTTENNRRPITSSCHFTTFREGEQFVSYHTIGMIISGEMELNDGVNKVVLKKGDLYSARKNRLIKFIKYPTETGKFKSISIVFDNEMLQKFSSEYSYTVEKKVDDAAFIKFTKNELLHNFMQSLLHYEDLLNRDTATELLLLKQKEALMVLLKYDESLKNVLFNFAEPQKIDLEKFMNKNFHFNVHLKRFAFLTGRSLATFKRDFKSIFNTTPGRWLQQKRLQEAYYQITEKGKTASEIYLNLGFEDLSHFSFAFKKLYGEAPSKIKHSQS is encoded by the coding sequence ATGGACACTACAGAAAACAATAGACGACCCATAACCTCTTCCTGTCATTTTACAACATTTCGGGAAGGTGAACAATTCGTTTCATATCACACTATAGGAATGATAATCTCGGGCGAAATGGAACTCAATGATGGGGTTAACAAGGTGGTATTAAAAAAAGGAGATTTATATTCGGCACGAAAAAATCGTTTGATAAAATTTATAAAATATCCTACAGAAACAGGAAAATTCAAATCAATTTCCATTGTGTTCGATAATGAAATGTTGCAAAAATTCAGTTCAGAATATAGCTATACAGTAGAAAAAAAAGTAGATGACGCGGCATTTATCAAATTTACCAAAAACGAGCTACTCCATAATTTTATGCAATCTTTATTGCATTATGAAGATTTATTGAATAGAGATACGGCCACCGAGCTATTACTGCTGAAGCAAAAAGAAGCCTTAATGGTATTGCTGAAATACGATGAATCACTAAAAAATGTGTTGTTTAATTTTGCCGAACCACAAAAAATTGATTTAGAAAAATTCATGAACAAAAACTTCCATTTCAATGTTCATTTAAAAAGGTTTGCCTTTCTCACAGGTAGAAGTCTGGCCACTTTTAAAAGAGATTTTAAGAGTATATTCAATACCACTCCCGGTCGTTGGTTGCAACAAAAAAGGTTACAGGAAGCCTATTATCAAATAACAGAAAAAGGTAAGACCGCATCAGAAATCTATCTGAACTTAGGATTTGAAGACTTATCCCATTTTTCGTTTGCTTTTAAAAAATTATATGGTGAAGCTCCCTCAAAAATTAAGCACTCACAAAGTTAG
- a CDS encoding PcfJ domain-containing protein — protein sequence MLKRNGFKTGFYNIAPQILFASLLKDPHSETMLKASQTSLLSYYLTSHAQHINENWQAVKTCLKNNYKIEDFKTWEDYISLLRWFKKDLSCSGFVCPDNLNAAHDRLVSKKRAVQRKKYLLQIRSEIQKAQVLYAQEKEPFFGLRFSQDNLSLYILENVKDFMEEGDLLSHCIFTNEYYTKTDSLLFSAQLDNRPIETLELSLSKMKVIQCRGFKNKPSKYHKSILNLMEQNLYQIRSRLKQQNPENL from the coding sequence GTGCTGAAAAGAAACGGGTTTAAAACTGGCTTTTACAACATCGCCCCGCAGATACTGTTTGCTTCGCTTTTAAAAGACCCCCACTCCGAAACCATGCTTAAAGCTTCACAAACTTCTCTGCTTTCTTATTACCTGACCTCCCACGCACAGCACATAAACGAAAACTGGCAGGCGGTGAAAACCTGTCTTAAAAACAACTACAAAATTGAAGATTTTAAAACATGGGAAGATTATATTTCCCTGCTTCGTTGGTTTAAAAAAGACCTCAGCTGTTCTGGTTTTGTCTGCCCTGACAATCTCAATGCGGCCCATGATAGGCTGGTTAGTAAAAAAAGGGCGGTTCAGCGCAAAAAATACCTGCTCCAAATCCGCTCTGAAATCCAAAAAGCACAGGTTCTATACGCCCAAGAAAAAGAGCCGTTTTTCGGGCTTCGCTTTTCTCAAGATAACTTGAGCCTGTACATACTGGAAAACGTAAAGGATTTCATGGAGGAAGGGGATTTACTCTCCCACTGCATTTTTACCAATGAATATTACACAAAAACAGATTCGCTCCTATTCTCTGCCCAATTGGACAACCGCCCCATAGAAACCCTTGAACTCTCCCTTTCCAAAATGAAAGTCATCCAGTGCAGGGGCTTTAAAAACAAACCGTCAAAATACCATAAAAGCATCCTGAACCTGATGGAACAAAACCTCTATCAAATCCGCTCCCGCCTCAAACAACAAAATCCCGAAAACCTTTAG
- a CDS encoding DNA polymerase III subunit alpha, whose amino-acid sequence MYLNCHSFHSLRYGTIPLTDLVEQAVACKVKAMALTDINTVTGIYDFTKVCNEVGIKPLVGIEFRADNVLRYIGLAKNAVGVAEMNRFLTRHNFEEIPLPLSAPDFENVIIIYPLENVPACLKDNEYIGIRPEELSKLFHQQWKILEHKMLVFQPVTFRTKREFNLHKILRAIDTNIILSKLTEDDYCRQTDFMLPLEKLLAKYEQHPNILANTQNIIDQCHFEFDFKTSKNKKFYTNNHKSDMALLTSLAYQGLHWRYGSNNAQARARAEKELKVIDELGFGGYFLITWDIVRYSNSCGFLHIGRGSGANSIIAYCLGITDICPIELDLYFERFLNVNRKTPPDFDIDWSWKERDTILKYIFNRYGADHVAFCGTNVEFKYRSIFREVGKVFGLPKDELDVLAKNPMATHDTNSVVKLVQEYGMLLEKYPNQRSMHSCGILISEEPITNYSVLEMPPKGFPIALFDMHIAEDIGFDKFDILSQRGIGHIDDSVKLIEKNRGIKVDIRNTALSKDEATANIFLARGKTIGCFYIESPAMRGLLRRLNCDNYKTLVAASSIIRPGVAQSGMMKEYVFRHNHPDQFEYFHEVFKEQLGETYGIMVYQEDVIKIALHYGGLPAADGDILRRAMSGKGRSKAALQKVKEDFFISCAKKGHPQKLSEEIYRQIESFAGYSFCKAHSASYAVESYQSLYLKVHYPVEFMVAVINNQGGFYRTEVYVHEAKMSGASIHTPCVNKSQYETTLYGIDVYLGLMHLERLEIQMAHLIINEREKNGAYKSLEDFINRIPIGIEGIQILIFIGAFRFTGKSKNQLLVMARLLLVNFKPENRNLMLLQEPVKDYKLPELDRSVFEDAFDEIELLSFPVSFSPFDLLQTKYRGTVMTKDLASHHKKTVKMLAYLISRKHVPTNRGTMYFGTWIDYEGEYFDTAHFADSLEKYPFQGGGCYLLLGTVEVDYHFPTVTISKMAKMPFIPDPRYSNATDRQYKVHEQIREDISMTHRAPYPQEHEIGLPRHKMGQ is encoded by the coding sequence ATGTACCTCAATTGCCACTCTTTCCATTCCCTACGCTACGGTACTATTCCGCTGACGGACTTGGTTGAACAGGCCGTTGCCTGCAAGGTAAAAGCCATGGCACTCACGGATATCAATACCGTTACCGGCATCTATGATTTTACAAAGGTCTGCAATGAGGTCGGGATAAAACCGCTGGTAGGAATTGAGTTTCGGGCTGACAATGTGCTTCGCTATATTGGATTGGCCAAAAATGCCGTGGGTGTTGCCGAAATGAACCGCTTTCTTACCAGACATAATTTTGAAGAGATTCCACTTCCTTTATCCGCTCCGGATTTTGAAAATGTGATTATTATTTATCCATTAGAAAATGTCCCTGCCTGTTTGAAAGACAATGAATACATCGGGATTCGTCCGGAAGAACTCTCAAAACTGTTCCATCAGCAGTGGAAAATATTGGAACATAAGATGCTAGTATTCCAGCCTGTAACCTTTCGTACCAAAAGAGAATTCAACCTACATAAAATCCTTCGGGCGATTGACACCAATATCATATTGTCCAAATTGACTGAAGATGATTACTGCAGGCAGACTGATTTTATGTTGCCCTTAGAGAAACTATTGGCTAAATATGAACAGCATCCGAACATTCTCGCCAATACCCAAAACATAATCGATCAGTGCCATTTTGAGTTTGATTTTAAAACATCCAAAAACAAAAAGTTTTATACCAATAACCACAAAAGCGACATGGCTTTACTGACCAGCCTGGCTTATCAGGGACTCCATTGGCGCTACGGTTCCAATAACGCACAGGCCAGAGCCCGAGCGGAAAAAGAGCTCAAAGTAATTGATGAACTGGGGTTTGGCGGTTACTTTTTGATCACCTGGGATATCGTTCGTTACAGTAACAGTTGTGGCTTTTTGCATATTGGACGAGGCAGTGGTGCCAACAGTATCATTGCCTACTGTCTGGGCATTACCGATATCTGTCCTATTGAACTGGATTTGTATTTTGAACGCTTTTTAAATGTAAACCGTAAAACCCCCCCGGACTTTGACATTGACTGGTCCTGGAAAGAGCGAGATACGATACTCAAATATATCTTCAATCGTTATGGAGCCGATCATGTGGCTTTCTGCGGAACCAACGTGGAATTCAAATACCGTTCAATATTCCGCGAAGTGGGTAAAGTTTTCGGGCTTCCCAAAGACGAACTGGACGTATTGGCTAAAAATCCGATGGCTACCCATGACACTAACTCTGTTGTCAAACTGGTTCAGGAATATGGCATGCTATTGGAGAAGTATCCCAATCAGCGCAGCATGCATTCCTGCGGCATCTTGATTTCAGAAGAACCGATTACCAATTACTCTGTTTTGGAAATGCCTCCCAAAGGATTTCCTATTGCGCTTTTTGACATGCATATTGCCGAAGACATCGGTTTTGATAAATTTGATATTTTGAGCCAGCGCGGCATTGGTCATATAGACGATAGCGTAAAACTTATCGAGAAAAACCGGGGTATTAAAGTTGATATTCGAAACACTGCCCTATCCAAAGACGAAGCTACGGCCAATATCTTTTTGGCGCGGGGCAAAACCATCGGCTGTTTTTATATCGAAAGTCCGGCCATGCGCGGATTATTGCGACGTCTTAATTGTGACAATTACAAAACGCTTGTTGCAGCTTCCTCTATTATCCGTCCCGGAGTGGCACAATCGGGTATGATGAAAGAATATGTATTTCGTCACAACCATCCTGACCAATTCGAATATTTTCACGAGGTCTTCAAGGAGCAACTCGGGGAAACTTATGGTATTATGGTCTATCAGGAAGACGTTATTAAAATTGCGTTGCATTACGGAGGACTTCCTGCTGCAGATGGTGATATCCTGCGCCGGGCCATGAGCGGAAAAGGACGTTCTAAAGCCGCGTTGCAAAAAGTGAAAGAAGACTTTTTTATTTCCTGTGCCAAAAAAGGGCATCCACAAAAACTCAGTGAAGAAATCTACCGCCAAATCGAATCTTTTGCAGGCTATTCTTTTTGCAAAGCCCATTCGGCTTCCTATGCGGTCGAAAGTTATCAAAGCCTTTACCTCAAAGTACACTACCCTGTTGAGTTCATGGTCGCCGTAATCAATAATCAAGGAGGCTTTTACCGTACCGAAGTATATGTGCATGAGGCAAAAATGTCCGGGGCAAGCATACACACCCCTTGTGTCAATAAGAGCCAATACGAAACGACCCTATATGGAATAGACGTATATTTGGGACTGATGCACCTGGAAAGATTGGAAATCCAAATGGCCCATTTAATAATTAATGAACGGGAAAAAAACGGGGCTTATAAATCGCTTGAAGATTTCATCAACCGTATTCCCATCGGTATTGAAGGAATCCAGATATTGATATTTATAGGGGCTTTTCGTTTCACAGGCAAATCAAAAAATCAATTGCTGGTCATGGCTCGTTTGCTGTTGGTAAACTTCAAACCCGAAAACAGAAACCTGATGCTACTGCAGGAACCGGTCAAGGATTATAAGCTTCCCGAATTGGATCGCTCTGTATTTGAAGATGCTTTCGATGAAATTGAGCTATTGAGTTTTCCGGTTTCTTTCTCTCCCTTCGATTTGCTTCAAACCAAATACAGAGGCACTGTAATGACAAAAGACTTGGCAAGCCATCATAAAAAAACGGTAAAAATGCTCGCTTATCTTATTTCCAGAAAGCATGTACCAACCAACAGGGGGACCATGTATTTTGGAACCTGGATTGATTATGAGGGAGAATATTTCGATACCGCTCATTTCGCTGACAGTCTGGAAAAATATCCTTTTCAGGGAGGTGGTTGCTATTTGTTATTAGGGACTGTTGAAGTAGATTATCATTTTCCAACGGTTACCATTAGTAAAATGGCAAAGATGCCTTTCATTCCCGATCCGAGATATTCTAATGCTACAGACAGGCAGTATAAAGTACATGAACAGATTCGGGAAGACATCAGCATGACGCATCGGGCTCCCTATCCGCAGGAACATGAAATTGGCTTGCCTAGGCATAAAATGGGACAGTAA